A genomic region of Methanosarcina thermophila TM-1 contains the following coding sequences:
- a CDS encoding sensor histidine kinase translates to MKIICAINGKERIFLAHKATYSSVSGEIIGIVGVMLDITELKKAEQALLKTEEIRKKEIHHRIKNNLQVISSLLSLQAEHFSDREVRESFHDSQNRVISMSQIHEELYKTGETGNFETFDFKPYLQKLANELFSSYVVGDQDIHLELDLESVFLGMDTGIPLGIIINELVSNSLKHAFPNGKGEIQIKLHRIGSGKIEDEDRGTDRREPPEYLLVVSDNGIGLPDEIDFRHTTSLGLQLVNLLVEQIEGSIELIKGAGTEFRIKFRENACEA, encoded by the coding sequence GTGAAAATAATATGCGCCATAAATGGAAAGGAAAGAATTTTTCTTGCCCACAAGGCTACTTACAGCAGTGTATCTGGGGAAATAATCGGAATCGTTGGTGTGATGCTTGATATTACTGAACTTAAAAAAGCCGAGCAAGCTCTTCTGAAGACTGAAGAAATCCGGAAAAAAGAAATTCACCATAGAATCAAAAACAACCTGCAGGTGATCTCATCCTTATTAAGCCTTCAGGCTGAACATTTCAGCGACAGGGAGGTAAGGGAGTCCTTCCATGACAGCCAGAACCGGGTTATATCGATGTCTCAAATTCATGAAGAGCTCTATAAAACAGGAGAAACCGGAAACTTTGAGACCTTTGATTTTAAACCATACCTCCAGAAACTTGCAAATGAGCTCTTCAGTTCATATGTTGTTGGCGATCAGGATATTCACTTAGAACTTGACCTCGAAAGTGTGTTTCTCGGAATGGATACCGGAATTCCTCTCGGGATTATAATTAACGAACTTGTATCCAACTCACTAAAACATGCTTTTCCCAACGGAAAGGGAGAAATCCAGATAAAATTGCACAGAATAGGCAGCGGCAAAATAGAGGATGAAGATAGAGGCACTGACAGGCGTGAACCCCCTGAATATTTACTGGTTGTCTCGGATAATGGAATAGGGCTTCCGGATGAAATCGATTTCAGGCATACTACTTCTCTCGGGCTTCAACTTGTAAATCTCCTCGTGGAACAGATCGAAGGCAGCATTGAGCTTATAAAAGGAGCAGGGACCGAATTCAGGATAAAATTCAGAGAAAATGCCTGCGAAGCATGA
- a CDS encoding ABC transporter ATP-binding protein → MNIVELEEVYKNYGDLQVLKNINLQFRRGTSTALVGPTGSGKTVLLRLIDLLEKPSSGTIYFEGTNANESNDIRLNIRRQIGMVFQKPLAFKASVYDNIAYGLKVRGKKENMDKKIKEILELIGLPGYENRNALKLSGGETQRLALARAMITDPRLLLLDEPTANLDPISKKKMEKLILRINRESETTIIMTTHDLSQGQKLADRMIILYNGQILQSGTPDRIFRKPKNRFVADFIGIENLMSGQIEDSSDGLVKIKTDFITVFALSGKKGKVHFTIRPDEITVSREKFQTSARNTIQGKIYKIIDTGSFIKLLVDTGELITVFITRESLNELSLSVGTNIWLYFKASAVHVF, encoded by the coding sequence ATGAACATAGTAGAGTTGGAAGAAGTTTACAAAAACTATGGAGACCTCCAGGTTCTCAAGAATATTAACTTACAATTTAGAAGGGGGACCAGTACTGCGCTTGTTGGTCCAACTGGATCTGGAAAAACTGTGCTTCTTAGATTAATTGATTTACTGGAAAAACCTTCATCTGGGACTATATATTTTGAAGGTACGAATGCTAACGAATCGAATGATATTCGGCTGAATATAAGAAGGCAAATTGGAATGGTTTTTCAAAAGCCGCTTGCTTTTAAAGCCAGCGTTTATGATAATATCGCTTATGGCTTGAAAGTCAGGGGTAAAAAAGAGAATATGGATAAGAAGATCAAAGAAATCCTTGAGTTGATTGGTCTTCCAGGCTATGAGAATAGAAATGCGCTTAAGTTATCAGGTGGTGAGACTCAAAGGCTTGCCCTTGCACGGGCAATGATTACAGATCCCAGGTTACTCTTACTTGATGAACCGACTGCAAATCTTGATCCTATATCTAAAAAGAAAATGGAAAAACTGATCCTGAGAATTAACCGTGAATCTGAAACAACCATTATAATGACTACTCATGACCTCTCACAGGGTCAAAAGCTTGCAGATAGAATGATTATACTCTATAATGGTCAGATCCTGCAGTCTGGAACACCTGATAGAATATTTAGAAAACCCAAAAACAGATTTGTGGCTGACTTTATTGGTATTGAAAATCTAATGAGCGGTCAAATTGAGGATAGTTCAGATGGTCTCGTAAAAATCAAAACAGATTTCATAACAGTATTTGCTTTATCAGGAAAAAAAGGTAAAGTTCATTTTACTATACGACCTGATGAGATAACAGTATCCAGGGAAAAGTTTCAAACAAGCGCCAGAAATACAATTCAAGGTAAAATTTATAAAATAATTGATACAGGATCATTTATAAAATTGCTAGTAGATACTGGAGAGTTAATCACTGTGTTTATAACGCGCGAATCTCTCAATGAGCTTAGTCTTTCTGTAGGAACCAATATCTGGTTGTATTTTAAGGCATCTGCTGTCCATGTATTTTAA
- a CDS encoding ABC transporter permease, which yields MNEIISAILQAVELIIERDPELIGITRLSLYVSLTATLIASLISIPIGGIIYFYEFRGKRTLINLIQTLYSVPTVLVGLFLFLLISQQGPFGFLNLLFTPTGMIIGQTLLILPILIGFTITALVGVSIQIRELAISLGASTYQTIITIIKEARYAIMSAVILGFGRAISEVGVAILIGGNIRGFTRNFTTAISLETSRGNLVLSIALGFILLSLALLINLVLNYLQGKD from the coding sequence TTGAATGAAATTATCAGCGCTATTCTACAGGCAGTAGAATTAATAATAGAGCGCGATCCCGAATTAATAGGAATAACCAGATTAAGCCTTTATGTCTCATTAACTGCAACACTCATAGCTTCCTTAATATCAATTCCTATTGGTGGAATAATTTACTTCTATGAGTTTCGAGGAAAACGAACCTTGATAAATCTTATTCAAACCCTTTACAGCGTTCCCACAGTTTTAGTGGGGCTTTTTCTTTTCCTCCTGATATCTCAACAGGGCCCTTTCGGATTTCTAAATCTTCTTTTTACTCCCACTGGAATGATAATAGGGCAGACGCTGCTCATACTGCCTATTCTTATTGGATTTACTATCACTGCTCTTGTTGGAGTCAGCATCCAGATAAGAGAATTAGCAATCTCTCTGGGAGCCAGTACTTATCAAACAATAATTACCATCATAAAGGAAGCTCGTTATGCTATAATGAGTGCTGTAATACTTGGGTTTGGTAGGGCTATATCAGAAGTAGGAGTTGCCATACTCATAGGGGGTAATATCAGAGGCTTTACAAGGAATTTTACCACTGCCATATCTCTTGAGACATCCAGAGGTAATCTGGTGCTTTCAATTGCTTTGGGATTCATACTTCTCTCCCTGGCTCTACTAATCAATTTAGTATTGAATTATCTGCAGGGTAAAGATTAA